From the genome of Streptomyces sp. NBC_00523:
AACATCATCGCCTACAGCGCGACGAAGGGCGCCCTGGACAACTTCACGCTGACCCTCGCCAAGGAACTGGGCCCTCGCGGCATCACGGTCAACTCGGTGGCCCCCGGCATCATCGACACCGACATCAACGCGGACTGGCTGCGCGGCGACGCCGAGGCCCAGGCACGTTCCGCGTCCCTGGCCGCGCTGGGCCGCGTCGGACAGCCGGAGGACGTCGCGGACATCGTGGCGTTCCTCGCCTCGGACGACTCCCGCTGGGTGACGGGCACGGTGATCGACGCGACGGGGGGCTCGGGGCTCTGAGGACCCGCCCGGGGCACGCGGAAAGGCGGCGGACCGTGCCCGCCGCCCCGCGTGACTACCGCCGCGTCAGCCGCCGCACTGCTTCAGCATCATGTCCTTGTCCGCGCTCGTCACCGGCAGGTCGTACTTCAGGGAGACCTGCGCGAAGCGGAGCACGTACGCGCAGCGGATCGGCTTGTACGGGGGGAGCCAGGTCGCGGGGCCCGCGTCGCGTTTGGCGTTGTTGGCCGGGCCGTCGACGGGGATGAGGTTGAGCGGATCGTTGGCGATCTGCTGGCGCTTGGACTCGTTCCAGTGGGCGGCGCCCATCTGCCAGTCGTACGACAGCGGCATGACGTGGTCGATCTGGACCTTGGTCGCCTGCTGCTTGCGCCACTCGATGGTCTTGCCGGTGTACGGGTCCTTGAGCGTCATGGAGACGACCACGCACTTCGAACCGGAGCGCAGCTCGACGTCCTTGCCGTCCCGGGCGAGCAGGTCGTTGCGGGTGTCGCAGCCGTTGTGGGACAGGGGGACGTCGTCCACCGAGTCCTTCCACGCGTACCCGAACTTGTCCCGCTCGTACCCGGTCTTGGGGCCGCGCCCCTTGGTGGCGACCTTCTCGATGATCTTCCGCGCCGCCGCACGGTCCTTGTCGGAGGTGAGGGGGGCGAGGCCGGGCTTCGTCCCGTCGTCGTTCGTCAGCGGGCTGGCGCCGAAGCCGGTGGCGGACTGGCCGCCGCCGTCCGCGCCGCCGCCGGTGGTGTCGATGTCCTTGGGCAGTTGGTCGGGGTCGCAGCCGCTCAGCGCGAGCACGGCCGTGGCGGCCAGGGCGGGGACCATCACTCGACACACGCGGGGAGATATCACTCGTAGCCGTCCTGACGGTGAGAAAGCCGAACCAACCAGGGAATTCTACGAACGTCTTCCCCGCCAGGAGGATTTCATGGCCGCGATCCGTACCCGCGTGCGGGCCTGATCACACCTCGCGCCCGCCTTCCCGCCCCCGCGGCCTTACACCTTTCCGATCCCCAGCGTGTTCTCGGGCGGCAGCAGCCCCGACCCGATCGCCGCGACCCACAGCGGGCCCAGCAGTGCGACCAGCCGCTCCCGCTCCGCGTCCGTGAGCACCCGCCAAGGACCGGCCGCCGCCTCGTCCGTACGCCGCTCGACCTCGGCCCGCAGCGCCCGGCCCGCCTCGGTCGCCGTGCCGTCGGCGGCCACCAGGCCCCGCTTCTCCAGCCGGTCGAGCGCCGCCTGCCACTCCTCGTCGCCCCACCCCCGGCTCGCGAACACCTCGGCCGGGGCCGCCCCGATCGCCGCGAAGGACACCAGCGCCTCGACCGGATCCAGCTCCGCGTCAGCCAGCGCCGCGAGGTGGCCGTCGCCCCGGTGTTCACGCAGGACGGTCGCCGCGTGCCACAGGGCGAGGTGCGGAGCGTCGGGCCAGGGCAGCGCGGCGTTCGCGGCGGCCATCGGCCGGTCCGCGGTGTCGGCCGCCTCCGCGACGCGCCGCAGCAGCGCGGCGGCCTCGGCCGTGTCCGGCGCGGTGATCCCGTCGCCCAGGAGCGCCTGGTACGTACGGTCGACGGCCCGGCCGCGCGCCGCGAGCACCGCGTCCGGCGAGGCGACCGACCAGACGGCGGGGACGTACGCGCCGACCATGCGCGGGCTGAAGCTGTGGAACGCCTCCCCGACCCGGTCCGCCCCCGCCGCTCCCAGCGGCGCCGCGCGCCAGGCGAAGTAGCTCGGCCACCGCTCATCGACCGCGTAGCCGAGCGCGGCGGCCTCCTCGAACGCCTCCGGCGCGTAG
Proteins encoded in this window:
- a CDS encoding HNH endonuclease family protein; this encodes MVPALAATAVLALSGCDPDQLPKDIDTTGGGADGGGQSATGFGASPLTNDDGTKPGLAPLTSDKDRAAARKIIEKVATKGRGPKTGYERDKFGYAWKDSVDDVPLSHNGCDTRNDLLARDGKDVELRSGSKCVVVSMTLKDPYTGKTIEWRKQQATKVQIDHVMPLSYDWQMGAAHWNESKRQQIANDPLNLIPVDGPANNAKRDAGPATWLPPYKPIRCAYVLRFAQVSLKYDLPVTSADKDMMLKQCGG
- a CDS encoding SCO6745 family protein, with the translated sequence MSEELGRVRQLWHLLEPVHAVLYYAPEAFEEAAALGYAVDERWPSYFAWRAAPLGAAGADRVGEAFHSFSPRMVGAYVPAVWSVASPDAVLAARGRAVDRTYQALLGDGITAPDTAEAAALLRRVAEAADTADRPMAAANAALPWPDAPHLALWHAATVLREHRGDGHLAALADAELDPVEALVSFAAIGAAPAEVFASRGWGDEEWQAALDRLEKRGLVAADGTATEAGRALRAEVERRTDEAAAGPWRVLTDAERERLVALLGPLWVAAIGSGLLPPENTLGIGKV